A part of Lacibacter sp. H407 genomic DNA contains:
- a CDS encoding PorP/SprF family type IX secretion system membrane protein, whose translation MRKLILLPLLVIVLQSYAQDPNFSQFFASPLTLNPALTGKFNGQVRVAGNYRNQWPTINNAFRTGTASVDFGILGNRIPEFDQFGVGVMGMYDVNGDGVMKNSFFSGSVAYHKGIDEDGFHQIGVGFSGSYAQRRLDFGKLDFEDELTSLGFTGNTAELNGINTGFLNINYADVNAGVIYNGATNEYNNFYIGASVYHINRPKVSFLGADYIMNPRFTIHGGGYFPIADATTLFVSANHQRQAGATETIFGAAVGFTVNQDFESPTDVYAGAFFRYGDALIPYAGLEFGNYRLGISYDVNVSRLAAASQRRGGMEISLIWIKKYVDPNRKKLNCPRF comes from the coding sequence ATGAGAAAACTTATACTACTACCTCTGCTCGTGATCGTGTTGCAATCCTATGCACAGGATCCTAACTTTTCACAATTCTTTGCATCGCCTCTTACATTAAATCCTGCTTTAACAGGCAAGTTTAATGGACAGGTACGTGTAGCAGGTAACTACCGGAACCAGTGGCCAACGATCAATAATGCCTTCCGTACCGGAACAGCCTCTGTTGATTTTGGAATATTGGGTAACCGTATACCTGAGTTTGATCAGTTTGGTGTTGGTGTAATGGGTATGTATGATGTGAATGGTGATGGTGTGATGAAGAACAGTTTCTTCTCCGGATCGGTGGCGTATCACAAAGGAATTGATGAAGATGGCTTCCACCAGATCGGTGTGGGCTTCAGCGGTTCATACGCACAACGCCGGTTAGATTTCGGTAAGCTTGATTTTGAAGATGAGCTTACAAGCCTTGGTTTTACAGGCAATACGGCGGAACTTAATGGCATTAATACCGGGTTCTTAAATATCAATTATGCGGATGTAAATGCAGGTGTTATTTACAATGGCGCTACCAACGAGTATAATAATTTCTATATTGGTGCTTCGGTGTATCATATCAATCGACCCAAAGTAAGTTTTTTGGGAGCAGATTATATTATGAATCCCCGCTTTACCATTCATGGCGGTGGTTATTTTCCCATTGCTGATGCTACTACTTTATTTGTGAGTGCCAACCATCAACGCCAAGCCGGTGCAACAGAAACCATTTTTGGTGCGGCTGTTGGATTTACCGTGAACCAGGATTTTGAAAGTCCTACCGATGTATATGCCGGTGCATTTTTCCGTTATGGTGATGCATTGATTCCTTACGCCGGATTAGAATTTGGCAATTATCGTTTAGGTATTTCGTACGATGTGAATGTATCACGTCTTGCAGCTGCATCGCAACGCAGAGGCGGTATGGAAATTTCATTGATCTGGATCAAAAAATATGTTGATCCAAATCGTAAGAAGTTGAATTGTCCAAGATTCTAA
- a CDS encoding SDR family oxidoreductase, which translates to MKIILFGATGNLGKCIASEAVKQGYDVTAVVRNTTKGEILQQTVNCKLLVADVTKASSLEHCCNGFDVVISALGKSVSINDNSAASFMDIDLTANTLILAEALKAGVKKFIYVSAFHAERYPHLTYFHVHQQFAERLMRSGLNYTIVKPPALFSAFIDLFELAEKGRLINIGKGDKLTNPVYEADVAAVCINAITQDVSTIEIGGPEVVSRKQINEIIQKVIKPEKKIRTIPLGLVKSMLPLLKLFNKNMHDKFAFFLEVMQHDTIAPKLGKLQLADYIKMKLKKSA; encoded by the coding sequence ATGAAGATCATTCTATTTGGCGCCACAGGCAACCTTGGTAAATGCATTGCATCAGAAGCTGTAAAACAGGGCTATGATGTAACTGCAGTTGTTCGTAATACAACAAAAGGAGAAATACTGCAGCAAACAGTCAACTGTAAACTACTTGTAGCAGATGTAACAAAAGCTTCATCACTTGAGCATTGCTGCAATGGCTTTGATGTGGTGATCTCAGCATTGGGAAAATCTGTTTCCATCAATGATAACAGTGCAGCTTCTTTTATGGATATTGATCTTACCGCCAATACACTAATTCTTGCAGAAGCACTAAAAGCCGGAGTGAAAAAATTTATTTATGTCTCTGCGTTTCATGCAGAGCGTTATCCTCATCTCACCTATTTTCATGTACACCAGCAATTTGCTGAACGGCTGATGCGATCTGGCCTTAATTATACCATTGTAAAACCTCCAGCCCTCTTCAGTGCTTTTATTGATTTGTTTGAACTGGCAGAAAAAGGAAGATTGATAAACATCGGCAAAGGCGATAAACTCACCAATCCTGTTTATGAAGCTGATGTGGCAGCTGTATGCATCAATGCCATTACACAAGATGTAAGTACAATTGAAATCGGAGGACCCGAAGTAGTAAGCCGCAAACAGATCAATGAAATTATACAGAAAGTAATTAAGCCGGAAAAAAAGATCAGAACCATTCCATTGGGCCTTGTAAAATCGATGTTGCCTTTACTGAAACTGTTCAATAAAAACATGCATGACAAGTTTGCATTTTTTCTAGAAGTGATGCAGCATGATACAATTGCACCCAAGTTGGGAAAACTGCAATTAGCTGACTATATAAAAATGAAGCTAAAAAAATCTGCTTAG
- a CDS encoding DUF4394 domain-containing protein: protein MKKTTQLVALIVILCSVLTISCSKINDGNKNGKGPKIEFYALINTNTLAKFDASKPETAISSVSISGMQSAETMLAIDFRPATGQLYGVGSSSRIYVINTTTGEARAIGTGAFTPALAGDVAAFDFNPTVDRIRLISTGGQNLRLNPETGTVAFTDGSLNIGGTANANISSAAYTENKAGASATVLFDIDVNNDILYKQDPPNAGGLMAVGNLGIDLSGTGEFDIAAAENIGLAVYNSGSTPSVFTIDLSTGKATNVGMLGGATSVRGIAIPTLPVAYAVQNGNTLLILNPDAPVTVSKSITGTAMGETIVGIDFRPANGQLYALGSQSNLYTINTSNGAAAKVGTQFSTLLTGTDFGFDFNPTVDRIRIVSNVGLNLRVHPVTGLVAFVDGSLTEGASVGGAAYTNNFAGATTTVLFDIDPAADKLYKQDPPNSGTLVAIGDLGLNTTAVGGFDIGGTSGNAWAVLTVDGKTRLHKINLSNGSASPSPANFEFTGGAITAFAIGLGF from the coding sequence ATGAAGAAGACAACTCAACTCGTTGCCCTCATTGTAATTCTTTGCTCCGTACTTACGATCAGCTGTAGCAAGATCAATGATGGTAATAAAAATGGCAAAGGCCCCAAGATCGAATTTTATGCATTGATCAACACAAACACCCTTGCAAAATTTGATGCATCAAAACCTGAAACTGCAATTTCAAGCGTATCGATCTCAGGTATGCAATCGGCTGAAACAATGCTGGCAATTGATTTTCGTCCGGCAACCGGACAACTTTACGGTGTTGGCAGCAGCAGCCGCATTTATGTAATTAACACTACCACAGGCGAAGCAAGAGCCATCGGCACAGGTGCATTTACACCTGCATTGGCCGGCGATGTAGCTGCTTTCGATTTTAATCCAACAGTTGACCGTATCCGTTTAATTTCTACGGGAGGTCAAAATCTTCGTTTAAATCCAGAAACAGGAACAGTTGCATTCACCGATGGATCGTTGAATATTGGCGGCACAGCAAATGCAAATATTTCTTCTGCAGCCTATACTGAAAATAAAGCAGGCGCTTCTGCTACTGTGTTATTTGATATTGATGTAAACAATGATATTCTTTATAAACAAGATCCTCCAAATGCAGGAGGTTTAATGGCCGTTGGTAACCTGGGTATTGATTTGTCAGGAACAGGAGAGTTTGATATTGCAGCAGCAGAAAATATTGGCTTGGCAGTTTACAACAGTGGCAGCACACCTTCTGTTTTCACTATTGATCTTTCAACCGGTAAAGCAACCAATGTTGGAATGCTTGGCGGAGCAACAAGTGTTAGAGGCATTGCGATTCCTACACTTCCTGTTGCGTATGCAGTACAAAACGGAAACACCTTACTCATTTTAAATCCTGATGCACCAGTTACCGTGAGTAAATCAATTACAGGTACTGCAATGGGCGAAACAATTGTTGGTATCGATTTTCGTCCTGCAAACGGACAACTCTATGCATTGGGCAGCCAAAGCAATTTGTACACTATCAATACATCAAACGGTGCAGCAGCAAAAGTAGGTACGCAGTTTTCAACATTGCTTACAGGGACTGATTTTGGTTTTGATTTTAATCCAACCGTTGACCGCATTCGCATTGTAAGTAATGTTGGATTAAATCTTCGGGTACATCCTGTAACTGGTTTAGTTGCATTTGTAGATGGAAGCTTAACGGAAGGCGCTTCTGTAGGTGGTGCAGCTTATACAAATAATTTTGCAGGAGCAACAACAACGGTGTTGTTTGATATTGATCCGGCAGCAGATAAATTATACAAACAGGATCCGCCAAATAGTGGAACACTGGTTGCTATTGGTGACCTTGGTTTAAATACAACAGCAGTAGGTGGTTTTGACATTGGTGGCACGAGTGGAAATGCCTGGGCAGTTTTAACTGTTGATGGAAAAACACGTTTACATAAAATCAATTTAAGCAACGGATCGGCTTCTCCTTCACCGGCTAATTTTGAATTCACCGGCGGTGCAATTACCGCTTTCGCAATCGGTTTAGGATTTTAA
- a CDS encoding PQQ-dependent sugar dehydrogenase: protein MKQLLLSFLSLVLFHQLSAQCTGMGSINYQQWNNVTGGNISNLTSNANYPNNPSVTGTRTTFEMPTNFGNNIGIRMNGYLCVPTTGTYYFWIAADNAGELWLSSTALPLNKTRIAYTSKACKYRQWNASTSQKSAGIVLVAGVKYYVEALMKETTGNDNLSVGWAKPGQSSAAPSEVIPGSSLSTQLVTDSEAPSAPSNVSADFITNTSFVLKWNASTDNVAVTGYDVYRNGVKMNSAALIGTSYSVTGLAANTTYNMTVRAKDAVGNESTSAVFPVTTLSATLASESFSVRTVIARQRMPHDLVYGPDDNLWYTERFGGTVSFVNPTTGVKRIVLTLGSKMVRVGGQDGLMGLALHPAFLTGKPFVYIAYTYQSLSSTVRRMRIERYTYDAFTQTLIEPVTILENIPGSNDHNSARLAIGPDEKLYFSVGDMGAGQFDNISRVNNSQNLSILEGKILRFNTELVSGSWIPADNPFTSGGQPTAVYSLGHRNPQGLVWGNVNGTNFLYSTEHGPFSDDEVNIIENGRNFGWPQVAGYCDGNYNGRNIGGFNVVNEQLNCATLNAKEPLRSIFPSVNPPTGGDNMLWPSMAPSGTEFYGSSAIPGWQNSLLVAMLKAGTITRYQLSNDGSQIISDTINYFRGMGRFRDVVVSADGLKIYVACDSSGSTSGPTGNVTTAPANPGSIMEFTFNNGSFRQYVQTTQPVQEEKKDKTIDIYPNPATNFIVVYNYSNEAGRLIELFDVKGRKVKQQAANGVATRMETSELPGGMYVLRITTASGTILRTEKLMINK, encoded by the coding sequence ATGAAACAACTACTGCTTTCATTTCTTTCTCTCGTGCTGTTCCATCAACTTTCTGCTCAATGTACAGGCATGGGAAGCATCAACTATCAACAATGGAATAACGTTACCGGTGGCAACATCAGTAATCTTACTTCCAATGCCAATTATCCAAACAATCCATCTGTAACGGGCACACGAACAACGTTTGAGATGCCAACCAACTTTGGCAACAACATTGGCATCAGGATGAATGGCTATCTCTGCGTGCCTACAACGGGCACATATTATTTCTGGATAGCTGCTGACAATGCAGGCGAATTATGGCTAAGCAGTACAGCTCTTCCGCTGAATAAAACAAGAATTGCATATACTTCTAAAGCGTGTAAATATCGTCAATGGAATGCTTCAACTTCACAAAAATCGGCGGGCATTGTATTGGTTGCCGGTGTAAAATATTATGTGGAAGCATTGATGAAAGAAACAACCGGAAACGACAATCTTTCTGTTGGTTGGGCAAAGCCGGGTCAAAGCAGTGCTGCACCCAGTGAAGTAATTCCGGGCAGCAGTCTTTCCACTCAGTTAGTAACTGATAGCGAAGCCCCATCTGCCCCATCAAATGTTTCAGCTGATTTTATTACCAACACATCGTTTGTATTAAAATGGAACGCATCAACCGATAATGTTGCAGTAACCGGATATGATGTATACCGCAATGGAGTAAAGATGAATAGCGCTGCATTGATTGGCACTTCATATAGTGTTACCGGTCTTGCTGCAAACACAACGTATAACATGACGGTTCGTGCAAAAGATGCCGTTGGGAACGAATCAACCAGTGCTGTGTTTCCTGTTACTACACTTTCTGCAACGCTTGCATCAGAATCATTCAGTGTACGTACCGTTATAGCACGACAGCGCATGCCGCATGATCTTGTATATGGACCGGATGATAATCTCTGGTACACTGAGCGGTTTGGCGGCACCGTTAGTTTTGTGAATCCAACAACAGGAGTTAAACGTATTGTATTAACACTTGGTTCCAAGATGGTTCGTGTTGGCGGACAAGATGGCTTGATGGGCCTTGCATTGCACCCGGCCTTCCTCACCGGCAAACCATTTGTCTATATCGCTTACACATATCAATCGCTCAGCTCAACCGTACGAAGAATGCGGATCGAGCGTTACACGTATGATGCATTTACTCAAACATTAATTGAGCCGGTTACAATCCTCGAAAATATTCCCGGCAGTAACGATCATAATTCAGCACGACTTGCCATTGGCCCCGATGAGAAATTATATTTCAGTGTGGGTGATATGGGTGCCGGACAGTTTGATAATATCAGCCGTGTAAATAATTCACAAAACCTTTCTATCCTGGAAGGAAAAATTCTTCGCTTCAATACAGAATTAGTAAGTGGCTCCTGGATCCCTGCTGATAATCCGTTTACAAGTGGCGGACAACCGACTGCGGTATATTCTCTCGGCCATCGTAATCCGCAAGGCTTGGTGTGGGGCAATGTAAACGGAACAAACTTCTTATACAGTACCGAACACGGTCCTTTCAGTGATGACGAAGTAAACATCATTGAGAACGGGCGCAATTTTGGCTGGCCGCAAGTAGCAGGTTATTGCGATGGTAATTACAATGGCAGAAACATTGGCGGCTTCAATGTTGTGAACGAGCAATTGAATTGTGCAACCTTAAACGCAAAAGAACCGTTGCGTTCTATTTTCCCTTCTGTGAATCCTCCAACCGGTGGCGATAATATGTTGTGGCCATCGATGGCTCCATCGGGTACTGAGTTTTACGGCAGCTCTGCGATTCCGGGTTGGCAAAATTCTTTACTTGTAGCAATGTTGAAAGCTGGCACCATTACCCGTTATCAATTAAGTAATGATGGTTCGCAAATTATTTCCGATACCATTAATTATTTCCGTGGAATGGGTCGCTTTCGTGATGTGGTAGTAAGTGCCGATGGATTAAAAATTTATGTGGCTTGTGATTCAAGTGGCTCCACCTCCGGACCAACGGGCAATGTAACAACTGCTCCGGCAAACCCTGGCAGTATCATGGAGTTTACCTTCAACAATGGTTCGTTCCGTCAATATGTTCAAACTACCCAACCTGTGCAGGAAGAGAAAAAGGATAAAACAATTGATATTTATCCGAACCCTGCCACCAACTTTATTGTTGTGTATAATTACAGCAACGAAGCAGGACGTCTTATTGAATTGTTTGATGTGAAGGGACGCAAAGTGAAGCAGCAGGCAGCAAACGGAGTTGCAACCCGTATGGAAACAAGTGAATTACCAGGTGGCATGTATGTGCTCCGTATTACAACGGCAAGTGGTACTATTTTACGAACAGAGAAATTGATGATCAATAAATAG
- a CDS encoding lectin-like domain-containing protein has translation MAINKLNFTIVAGLFMLLQHEVQAQQFSTHGNASQTGAYTYIITPNEFSQAGMATNLYPLDLTQNFTLNFLLNFGLNDATGADGFAFLMSNICNPQLTTGNGLGVKGIPNSLIVEFDSWNDLPAFHDINNDHLGIYADGILDATGFIMDGNTLPICLLNDCSNVENGRWYSVAIKWEYISASVQKINVYFSDVLRASSTGNHIANRFNNSNLVFWSIAGATGTSKNLQQFGIESNNNNNLNVCEGSNFTLTAPALATNYSWSNGSTSTTRTATFTAIKNEVITCNYIDYCGNPRTVFFTITVNPNPIVSVNNPSTCEVNPALLIATPAVSALYVYNWTVPSGVTNPGNVASFPVTTSGQYSVAITNSETGCSSTTEKATVVTGSPIEALFSIADTICKDETITALPTISLNGIRGTWQPELNNQRTTTYSFLPDTGQCSPTLTKTITVVEYPVVKLTSNEKICTWESILLNPVTTGTDLQFLWQDGSSDSVLNATQPGIYTVIVTNTCGNDTATALLEITNCGTYIPSAFTPNEDGLNDVFRINGSANTTAFSMRIYNRWGTLLYNSKDPLQGWDGSFNGSKQPPGVYVYQIAFVNPQTGKQIRLRGNFSLLQ, from the coding sequence ATGGCCATTAATAAGCTGAATTTTACCATTGTGGCAGGCCTTTTCATGTTGTTACAGCATGAGGTGCAGGCGCAGCAGTTTTCGACGCATGGAAATGCTTCGCAAACTGGTGCGTATACCTACATTATCACACCTAATGAATTTTCGCAGGCGGGTATGGCTACCAACCTGTACCCTCTCGATCTCACCCAAAATTTTACACTCAATTTCCTGTTGAATTTTGGATTGAATGATGCAACGGGTGCTGATGGTTTTGCTTTTTTGATGAGCAATATTTGTAACCCACAGCTTACAACCGGCAATGGGCTGGGAGTAAAAGGCATTCCCAATTCTCTAATTGTCGAATTTGACAGCTGGAATGATCTTCCTGCTTTTCATGATATCAACAACGATCATTTAGGTATTTATGCAGATGGAATTTTAGATGCAACAGGTTTCATAATGGACGGGAATACATTGCCTATATGCTTGCTGAATGATTGCAGCAATGTTGAAAATGGAAGATGGTATTCCGTTGCGATCAAATGGGAATATATCAGCGCTTCGGTACAGAAAATAAATGTTTATTTCAGCGATGTTCTCAGGGCCAGTTCAACCGGCAACCATATTGCGAACCGTTTCAATAACAGCAATCTTGTTTTTTGGTCGATCGCCGGAGCAACAGGCACTTCAAAAAATCTCCAGCAGTTCGGGATCGAAAGTAATAACAACAATAACCTCAATGTTTGTGAGGGAAGCAATTTCACTCTTACTGCCCCTGCATTGGCCACTAATTATTCATGGAGCAATGGTTCCACTTCAACAACCCGGACCGCTACGTTTACAGCAATAAAAAACGAAGTGATCACCTGCAACTACATCGACTACTGCGGAAATCCCCGCACTGTTTTTTTTACAATCACGGTAAACCCAAACCCCATCGTTTCGGTAAACAACCCTTCTACATGTGAAGTGAATCCGGCACTCCTCATAGCCACACCTGCAGTAAGTGCTCTTTATGTTTATAATTGGACGGTGCCGTCAGGAGTTACAAACCCCGGTAACGTAGCATCATTTCCTGTAACCACTTCCGGTCAATATTCGGTTGCCATTACAAATTCTGAAACCGGTTGCAGCAGCACTACCGAAAAAGCAACTGTCGTTACAGGCTCGCCCATTGAAGCATTGTTTTCAATTGCAGATACAATTTGCAAAGACGAAACGATCACTGCCTTGCCAACAATTTCACTGAATGGTATCAGGGGCACCTGGCAACCGGAGTTGAACAATCAGCGAACAACTACTTATAGCTTTTTACCTGATACAGGGCAATGCTCTCCAACTCTTACAAAAACTATTACCGTTGTAGAATATCCTGTTGTAAAACTAACTTCCAATGAAAAAATTTGTACGTGGGAATCAATTTTATTGAATCCTGTTACAACTGGTACAGACCTGCAATTTTTATGGCAGGATGGTAGTTCTGATTCTGTTTTAAACGCCACACAACCGGGAATTTATACAGTTATAGTTACAAATACATGTGGCAACGATACGGCAACTGCTTTACTGGAAATAACAAATTGCGGTACATATATACCATCTGCTTTTACTCCAAATGAAGATGGATTAAATGATGTATTTCGCATCAACGGCTCAGCGAATACAACTGCATTCAGTATGCGAATCTATAATCGATGGGGAACTCTGTTATACAATTCAAAAGATCCATTACAAGGATGGGATGGCAGTTTCAACGGATCGAAACAACCGCCCGGTGTTTATGTTTATCAAATAGCATTTGTTAATCCACAAACCGGTAAACAAATCCGTCTTCGGGGAAACTTCAGTTTACTACAATAA
- a CDS encoding RNA polymerase sigma factor produces the protein MEQAFLKDIQQHQNIIYKVCNLYRDRREDQEDLFQEIVYQLWKAYPGFKGEAKLSTWMYRIALNTAIAAYRKPKIDITYPEELPDHVQYATDTNSSENEQRLFRALRSLTDAEKAVISLYLEDYSYQEIAAITGLTESNVGVRLNRIKTKLKERLN, from the coding sequence ATGGAGCAGGCATTTCTAAAAGACATTCAGCAGCATCAAAACATCATTTACAAGGTTTGCAACTTGTATCGTGATCGTCGTGAAGATCAGGAAGACCTGTTCCAGGAGATCGTGTATCAACTTTGGAAAGCTTACCCCGGTTTTAAAGGCGAGGCGAAGCTAAGTACATGGATGTACAGAATTGCATTGAACACTGCCATTGCTGCATATCGTAAACCAAAGATCGATATTACATATCCCGAAGAACTGCCTGATCACGTTCAGTATGCGACTGATACAAATAGCTCAGAAAATGAACAGCGGTTGTTTCGTGCACTGCGCAGCTTAACAGATGCTGAGAAAGCAGTGATCTCACTTTATCTCGAAGATTATAGTTACCAGGAAATTGCTGCCATTACCGGGTTAACTGAAAGCAATGTTGGTGTAAGACTCAACCGTATTAAAACAAAATTAAAAGAACGCTTAAACTGA
- a CDS encoding amidase, which yields MKRRDFLRNSTLAGATTLVAAACTTNTNETKTNTETAADDDVFELNELTIDELQQKMVAGTYSSEQLTNLYLQRIAAIDKSGPTLNSVIELNPDAVSIAKQMDAERKAGKLRGPLHGIPVLIKDNIDTADKMMTTAGSLALAGHVATKDAFIVAKLRDAGAVLLGKTNLSEWANFRSTKSCSGWSSRGGQTKNPYILDHNPCGSSSGSGVAVAANLCAVAVGTETDGSVTCPASVNGTVGIKPTVGLLSRSGIIPISATQDTAGPLARTVKDAAILLGALTGVDANDAITKESEGKAATDYTKFLDANALKGKRLGVEKKKYENQFLNRLQENAIALMKQQGAEIIELEYLDKLNALGDAEYELMKFEFKDGLNKYLSTANANVKTIADVIAFNKASEDKIMPTFKQENMVMSEAKAGLDSKDYKEAFEKSHIGSKKIIDAVLQENKLDALFGLTMGPACSIDTIYGDRWGDVFLTSPAAMSGYPHISVPCGLVYALPVGLSFFSTAYKEAELIGLAYAFEQAGKHRQKPAFKKAFLDELPTA from the coding sequence ATGAAACGTAGAGATTTTCTCCGCAACAGTACATTGGCCGGTGCCACCACGTTAGTTGCTGCTGCCTGTACCACGAATACAAACGAAACGAAAACAAACACCGAAACAGCAGCTGATGATGATGTATTTGAATTGAACGAACTCACAATCGATGAACTGCAACAAAAAATGGTGGCGGGCACCTACTCAAGTGAACAACTCACCAACTTATACCTGCAACGTATTGCGGCTATTGATAAAAGCGGACCAACGCTCAACTCGGTGATTGAACTGAACCCTGATGCAGTGTCGATCGCAAAACAAATGGATGCAGAACGTAAAGCCGGTAAACTGCGAGGACCCTTGCATGGCATTCCGGTGTTGATCAAAGACAATATTGATACAGCCGATAAAATGATGACAACAGCGGGTTCGCTTGCATTGGCCGGACATGTTGCAACGAAGGATGCATTTATTGTTGCGAAGTTGCGTGATGCAGGTGCGGTGTTACTTGGCAAAACAAATTTATCGGAGTGGGCAAATTTCAGATCAACCAAATCCTGTTCGGGTTGGAGCAGTCGTGGCGGACAAACAAAAAATCCTTACATCCTCGATCATAATCCATGTGGTTCAAGTTCGGGTTCGGGTGTTGCGGTTGCTGCTAATTTATGTGCAGTGGCGGTGGGTACTGAAACAGATGGTTCGGTTACCTGTCCTGCATCGGTGAACGGAACGGTGGGTATTAAACCAACAGTTGGTTTGCTGAGCCGCAGCGGTATCATTCCAATTTCTGCAACGCAGGATACGGCTGGTCCGCTTGCACGTACGGTAAAAGATGCGGCAATTTTATTGGGAGCATTAACGGGTGTTGATGCGAATGATGCCATCACCAAAGAAAGCGAAGGTAAAGCAGCAACTGATTATACGAAGTTTTTAGATGCAAATGCATTGAAGGGAAAACGATTGGGAGTGGAGAAAAAGAAATATGAAAACCAGTTTTTGAATCGACTGCAGGAGAATGCTATTGCACTCATGAAACAACAAGGTGCAGAAATAATTGAACTGGAGTACTTAGATAAACTGAATGCATTAGGCGACGCAGAATATGAATTGATGAAGTTTGAATTTAAAGATGGATTGAATAAATATTTGTCGACAGCAAATGCCAATGTAAAAACCATTGCTGATGTAATTGCCTTCAACAAAGCAAGTGAAGACAAAATCATGCCTACGTTTAAACAAGAGAATATGGTGATGAGTGAAGCAAAAGCCGGGCTCGACAGTAAAGATTATAAAGAAGCGTTTGAAAAAAGTCATATCGGATCAAAGAAAATCATTGATGCAGTGCTACAGGAAAATAAACTCGATGCATTGTTTGGTTTAACGATGGGACCTGCGTGCAGTATTGATACGATATATGGCGACCGCTGGGGCGATGTGTTTCTCACATCACCTGCAGCCATGAGTGGTTACCCACACATCAGTGTACCATGCGGCTTGGTGTATGCATTGCCGGTTGGTCTTTCATTTTTCAGCACTGCTTATAAAGAAGCTGAATTGATTGGGTTGGCTTATGCATTTGAACAGGCGGGCAAGCACAGGCAAAAGCCGGCGTTTAAGAAAGCGTTTCTCGATGAACTTCCCACAGCATAA
- a CDS encoding nuclear transport factor 2 family protein translates to MFKPFHLLPGLFLILCFSATAQTKEDSAAITRAALDYIESQHKPNASQMERALHQRLVKRTFWNDKATGKDFLYEYFAENMIILAERYNAKGDKFPANPKKEVKLLDVSDRTASIKLIADDWIDYMHLTKLNGTWKIVNVLWQFNDQTKHQ, encoded by the coding sequence ATGTTCAAACCTTTTCATCTTCTGCCCGGATTATTTCTTATTCTTTGCTTTTCAGCAACCGCTCAAACAAAAGAAGACAGTGCAGCAATTACTCGTGCAGCATTGGATTATATTGAATCGCAACACAAACCCAACGCTTCACAAATGGAACGGGCATTGCACCAGCGTTTGGTGAAGCGCACCTTCTGGAACGACAAAGCAACAGGTAAAGATTTTCTCTACGAATATTTTGCAGAAAACATGATCATCCTTGCCGAGCGCTACAATGCCAAAGGCGATAAGTTTCCGGCTAATCCAAAAAAAGAAGTGAAGCTGCTTGATGTAAGCGACCGCACTGCTTCCATCAAACTTATTGCTGATGACTGGATCGATTACATGCATCTTACCAAACTCAATGGCACCTGGAAAATTGTAAACGTGTTGTGGCAATTCAACGATCAAACGAAACATCAATAA